In the Salmo trutta chromosome 33, fSalTru1.1, whole genome shotgun sequence genome, one interval contains:
- the rdh14a gene encoding retinol dehydrogenase 14a produces MRGKTIIVTGANSGIAKATTVELLRRGGRVIMACRDMKRTEEAAQEIRLETGPDSGELLIKCLDLASLKSVHSFCEDIIKEEPRIDVLINNAGIYQCPYTITEDGFEMQFGVNHLGHFLLTHLLLDLLKRSAPSRVVVVSSKLYKYGEINFDDLSSERCYDKAFAYGRSKLANLLFTCELARRLEGTGVTVNALTPGIVRTNLGRHVNIPLLAKPLWELASRAFFKSPEEGAQTSVYLACSPDVEDVQGKCFADCQEQKLLPKATDQEVARKLWDISEVMVGITV; encoded by the exons ATGCGTGGAAAAACTATAATAGTGACTGGTGCCAACAGTGGCATAGCCAAAGCCACAACAGTTGAACTACTGAGGCGCGGAGGTCGTGTAATCATGGCTTGCAGAGACATGAAGAGGACTGAGGAAGCAGCGCAGGAGATACGACTGGAGACTGGTCCAGATTCGGGAGAACTACTAATCAAGTGCCTGGATCTCGCATCACTGAAATCCGTGCACAGTTTCTGCGAAGACATCATCAAG GAAGAGCCCAGGATTGATGTGCTGATCAACAATGCAGGGATCTACCAGTGCCCTTATACCATTACGGAGGATGGCTTCGAGATGCAGTTCGGGGTGAACCACCTCGGCCACTTCCTCCTCACCCACCTCCTCCTGGACCTCCTGAAGCGCTCTGCGCCCAGCCGTGTGGTTGTGGTCTCCTCCAAACTCTACAAGTACGGCGAGATCAACTTTGACGACCTGAGTAGCGAACGGTGCTATGACAAGGCCTTTGCCTATGGCCGAAGCAAGCTAGCCAACCTCCTCTTTACCTGCGAGCTGGCCCGCCGCCTCGAGGGGACGGGGGTGACAGTCAATGCATTGACCCCGGGCATAGTGAGGACTAACCTGGGGAGGCATGTCAATATCCCCCTCCTAGCCAAGCCCCTGTGGGAGCTGGCATCCAGGGCCTTCTTCAAGAGCCCAGAGGAGGGGGCGCAGACCTCTGTCTACCTGGCCTGCTCGCCCGACGTGGAGGACGTCCAGGGGAAGTGCTTTGCTGACTGCCAGGAGCAGAAACTTCTGCCCAAGGCTACGGACCAAGAGGTGGCCAGGAAACTTTGGGATATTAGTGAAGTCATGGTGGGCATAACCGTGTGA